The following proteins are encoded in a genomic region of Nicotiana sylvestris chromosome 4, ASM39365v2, whole genome shotgun sequence:
- the LOC138890323 gene encoding uncharacterized protein has protein sequence MLVYGTEVVIPVEVQIPSLRIIQKVELDDAEWVKSCYEQLALIDGKRVNALCHGQLYQNRMFRAFNKRVKPREFIPGQQVLMKIFPHKDKAKGKFSPNWQGPYMVHWVLTGRALILAEMDVEV, from the coding sequence atgttggtttatggaaCAGAAGTCGTCATTCCCGTCGAAGTGcaaattccttccttaagaatcatacagaaagtagagctcgacgatgcagaatgggtgaagagttgctacgagcagctggctcttatagatgggaaaagagtGAATGCactctgccatggtcaactttatcagaacagaatgttcagagccttcaacaaaagagtcaagccaagagaGTTCATAccggggcagcaggtgttaatgAAAATCTTTCCACACAAAGATaaagccaaggggaaattctctcccaactggcaaggtccgtacatggttcactgggttctaACAGGgagagccctcatacttgcagaaatggacgtagaagtctag